Proteins encoded in a region of the Pocillopora verrucosa isolate sample1 chromosome 11, ASM3666991v2, whole genome shotgun sequence genome:
- the LOC131772359 gene encoding SLIT-ROBO Rho GTPase-activating protein 1, whose product MTSNAKKGKSAVLEFGTQTKEMRQIVIEQLKCFENRTEGKVLFLADLQEFFRRLSEIELEYSRNLDRLSKMYLEKLHRHKTQRKEKGTTMDLWQQVLIETKNKSKMHQGLADNVSNDIVNRFMIISDDCKRISKHCCETASTLQEELLKSVNDLNRRLHRYHAMALESKTAEQKLQKMEDSRRKNEKMAKQVEKHQQKCTECKKRCVKAKNEYVLSLESTNHFLENYYNGFLKTLVDTFDYNYHDSFTRGVEAYVTAEANVAASSNQSVDVVREAKFTVEAAKDKQFFFDDNSGALALPFTFAFLPFNDDELYQVSPQQIDVIEHHYKVFERLQRAKAETDEIGKSAEATSDALASMHQQWDSEMMKVANGAVDPVAGLGSCQSIKNSSEDLEMYYMTKMRELILISSVQVRVEAENNMLTKTLGEVTPDIVGARLKRPALDMSSKEASAILDSVHKKAKVFGCNLENYVKVTGREIPEVVESCVKFIKKFGLDHQGIFRLSGSTTEINDMKQLFENGRDPLAGLNHWKDINAVAGLLRVYFRELEDPLFPSSHYQEFIKASLSASVEDGIKEIMTALSSLPESVVRVMEYLFSFLSLVAQHSESNKMDAHNLAVVFGPTLLRIPSEQDMIAYQSQVNGMIELLIKHCDEIFPGSGESLPAPLSETEESESEEDLEPREAEAIYDYSARSSKELSFKKGDIIQVFKRFNPEWWDGTINGTEGFVPARYIRMLTDDDVDANDGEGNISISGELSPSPKISSSGIDRPRDLPPRIPKREGSLRGRDSLPSPTADHASHVAASPIGASPIGVSSQGPSPGSSSFKKTSVPAISSEDIVKRQLTRLRKAPREESDNSVDKTPDKEQGFVIPRLRSISPTRKSQSPSQEKAEEAEKKEEPTDKDWRGGGEASKEENRKSVEGVWQPREEVSIPANNTPQGISPTTTAPAPAPKIPPAVRPKPKGNRNPQPPFRKNSDDLLASLQAAQVVRSHRTSGGPDDNRKSGGSVGDDTAF is encoded by the exons AGATGCGCCAGATTGTTATTGAGCAGCTGAAATGCTTTGAGAACAGAACAGAGGGAAAAGTGCTTTTTCTGGCAGATCTGCAGGAATTTTTCAGGAGGCTGTCAGAAATTGAGTTGGAATATTCTCGAAACCTAGATAGGCTTTCAAAAATGTATCTGGAAAAACTTCATAGGCATAAAACACAGAG GAAAGAGAAGGGAACCACAATGGATTTATGGCAACAAGTCCTCATTGAAACAAAGAACAAATCGAAGATGCATCAGGGTCTTGCCGACAATGTTTCCAATGACATTGTTAATAGATTCATGATTATAAGTGATGACTGTAAAAGAATATCCAAGCAT TGTTGCGAGACAGCTTCAACTCTCCAGGAGGAACTACTCAAATCAGTGAACGATCTTAACAGG agactCCATCGCTATCATGCAATGGCTTTAGAGAGCAAAACAGCAGAGCAGAAACTTCAAAAGATGGAAGATTCAcgaagaaagaatgaaaaaatggcTAAGCAAGTTGAGAAG CACCAACAAAAATGTACTGAATGCAAAAAGAGGTGTGTCAAAGCTAAGAATGAGTATGTCTTATCACTGGAGTCTACAAACCATTTCTTGGAGAATTATTACAATGGATTTCTCAAGACATTGGTTGAT ACTTTTGACTACAATTACCACGACTCTTTCACTCGAGGAGTTGAGGCATATGTCACTGCAGAAGCAAATGTAGCAGCTTCCAGCAACCAGTCAGTAGATGTTGTGCGTGAAGCTAAGTTTACTGTGGAAGCAGCTAAAGATAAACAGTTCTTCTTTGATGACAACTCCGGTGCATTAGCTCTGCCATTCACATTTGCCTTCTTGCCGTTCAATGATGATGAG CTTTATCAAGTGTCACCTCAACAAATTGATGTAATAGAGCATCACTACAAGGTGTTTGAGAGACTGCAAAGGGCAAAAGCAGAAACGGATGAG ATTGGAAAGTCAGCGGAGGCCACCTCAGATGCTCTTGCATCGATGCATCAGCAGTGGGACAGTGAAATGATGAAAGTGGCCAATGGTGCAGTGGATCCTGTTGCTGGATTAGGCAGCTGTCAATCAATCAAGAACAGCAGTGAAGACTTAGAGATGTATTATATGACG AAAATGCGGGAGCTTATTCTTATTAGTAGTGTACAAGTCCGTGTGGAGGCTGAAAATAATATGCTGACCAAAACACTCG GTGAAGTAACACCAGACATTGTGGGAGCCAG gctcAAGAGACCAGCGTTAGATATGTCTTCTAAAGAAGCTTCAGCGATTCTAGACTCTGTGCACAAGAAGGCCAAAGTGTTTGGATGTAATCTAGAAAATTATGTTAAA GTTACAGGAAGAGAAATTCCAGAGGTTGTAGAAAGTTGtgtcaagtttattaaaaagtTTG GGCTGGACCATCAAGGAATATTTCGGTTATCGGGATCCACAACGGAAATAAACGACATGAAACAACTTTTTGAAAATG gtCGTGATCCGTTAGCAGGTCTAAATCATTGGAAAGATATCAACGCCGTGGCTGGTTTACTCCGGGTTTATTTCAGGGAACTGGAAGATCCTCTGTTTCCTAGTTCACATTATCAAGAATTCATTAAGGCTAGCT TGTCAGCGTCAGTAGAAGATGGTATCAAAGAAATAATGACTGCACTCAGTTCGCTTCCTGAATCAGTGGTTCGAGTGATGGAGTAtctgttttctttccttagctT AGTTGCACAGCACAGTGAATCTAACAAGATGGACGCCCACAATCTGGCGGTAGTGTTCGGCCCGACATTGTTACGTATCCCGTCCGAACAAGACATGATAGCTTATCAAAGTCAAGTGAATGGAATGATAGAATTACTTATTAAACATTGTGACGAGATATTCCCTGGCTCTGGAGAATCGCTACCAGCGCCATTATCTGAGACAGAAGAGAGTGAGAGCGAGGAAG aTCTGGAGCCAAGGGAAGCCGAAGCGATATATGATTACTCAGCTCGATCCTCCAAGGAATTGTCCTTTAAAAAAGGCGACATTATTCAGGTGTTCAAAAGATTTAACCCGGAATGGTGGGACGGGACAATCAATGGAACTGAAGGCTTTGTGCCAGCCAGGTACATTCGTATGCTGACAGACGACGATGTCGATGCAAATGATGGCGAAGGGAATATCTCGATCTCCGGCGAGCTGTCGCCATCACCCAAGATTTCATCCAGTGGAATAGACAGGCCTAGGGATCTGCCTCCAAGGATCCCCAAGAGAGAGGGCTCGCTACGAGGAAGGGACAGTTTACCCTCTCCCACAGCGGATCATGCAAGCCACGTAGCAGCAAGTCCCATCGGAGCAAGTCCGATAGGAGTGAGCTCTCAGGGGCCATCTCCAGGATCATCGTCGTTTAAGAAGACCTCCGTGCCAGCAATCTCATCGGAAGATATCGTAAAGCGGCAGCTGACGCGGCTTCGTAAGGCGCCCAGAGAAGAGAGCGACAACTCTGTGGATAAGACACCTGATAAGGAACAAGGATTCGTGATACCAAGGCTTCGGAGCATCTCGCCTACCAGAAAATCCCAGTCACCTAGCCAGGAGAAGGCGGAAGAAGCCGAAAAGAAGGAAGAACCAACGGATAAAGACTGGAGAGGGGGAGGTGAAGCTTCCAAAGAGGAAAACCGGAAGTCCGTAGAAGGTGTGTGGCAGCCACGAGAGGAAGTTAGCATTCCAGCGAATAACACTCCCCAGGGCATTTCTCCGACAACAACGGCACCGGCACCGGCACCGAAAATTCCCCCAGCGGTTCGCCCTAAACCCAAGGGAAACCGCAACCCTCAGCCCCCTTTCCGTAAAAACTCCGATGATCTGTTAGCTTCGCTGCAGGCTGCTCAAGTCGTGCGGAGTCATCGGACTAGTGGCGGTCCTGACGACAACAGGAAGAGCGGAGGGTCTGTGGGGGACGACACTGCTTTTTGA